Below is a window of Perca fluviatilis chromosome 6, GENO_Pfluv_1.0, whole genome shotgun sequence DNA.
TGCAGGTTATCTCCtctgaaatattacaacttGACGACTGACTTGGTGACTGGGAGCGGAGCCCAGATGTCCCATCAGAAGGGGCGTGCACAGCCTGTCAACAGCCTGGCTCCACCCTCCGCCTGGAGCGCAAAGgggaggtgggggtgggggacGGGGGCGAGAAGGTTGTGGCTTAACTGCTGAGTCATGCCTGAgaatcagaaatcagaaaaggttctattgccacaataagtacacGGATGTGGAATATGCCTGGGTGAAAGGTGCATCCATAAACAAACACCTCAAAATACAGCCTACTGTAGATCTGTGGTGCTCACACaacgggggaggggggggtccaGAAAATGACTAAATTATTTGGGGCAATGTGACTGAGAAAAAcaggtctttttttctttttttttacgtaGTTTCCATGTTCCAGATTTGAGAGGATTCTGTATTTTGAATTAGCAAAGTTCCAGTTAACTCAGTTAAAAGGGCCTTTAAACAGGGGGCCTGCAGCAACAACTTTAAATCTTATCAGTTGGAAAATGTACGTGGACTCATAGAAACTGTAGAATAATTTTACTGACCTTGAACAAATGCAAAACAGTTGAAGCTCCACACAGACTAGTCAGGGCCTGTCAGACAGCCTGtcagctatctatctatctatctatctatctatctatctatctatctatctatgtatctatctatctatctatctatctatctatctatctatctatctatctatctatctatctatctatctatctatctatctatctttctgcTGTGGGCTAGTTGTTTTATGATTACGCACGCTCCAGGTAAAGAGGCTCCAACTGCAGACTTTAACACTGAGGGCCCCTGGTATGAGAGCCAATGGGAGGAGTATATGAGTCCCCAGGAGTGACGTTTGTAGTTGGGCCCTTCTAGGAAAAGTTTGTGTTATATTCTGTCATAAACTATCACCATCAAACTACTGCTCTTTCGCTGCTGTGAGCTGTGAGACGCAATCCAGGCAAGTTGCAATGCATCTTGGGAAATGCTGTCTGCAGTTATATCAAACAGAAGTCGATGGGCGAGCCATGAGGCATACGGAAGAGGGAGGCTCTCAATTGAGTCAAGTCAGACAGAGATTACAAGAGCAATACCGGATGTAGTGCAATTTCGCCTTCACAGTAAAATAGTTGACCACGGTAAGCTTGGAAAACAGAATCTCTCTCTGCTTTTAGCAGTGCCGCCGCTAATGATTATTTGCATTGTCAATTAACCTGccagatattttttaaattagtcGATCAATGTCCATAAATTGTTAGAAAATAGTAAAAGAGCCCAAGCTGATGTTAATGTGTATGTTGCTTGTTTTATCCCACATTCCAAATTCCAAAGAAATTCAGTTATATATGTTAATAGTTTAGCCTATCTTATATTGTATCTTTATTACATTAtaaaggctttcaaatgaaaaatgattgaatgatcaatgaatgattaatcaattatcaaaatagttgcagatttatttttttgtcaattgatgaataataataatttatactttattaatcctgcaaggggaaattacaatgttttcactcagttgttacacacattacacagaggcctgaattacacacacacacacacacacacacacacatgctcagtacctatacatgcactgaatggagagatgtcagagtgagcgAGCTGCCGATGGACAggtgccccgagcagttgggggttcttccttgctcaagagcaccttggcagtgcccagtaggtgaactggcacctctaatacattaattcataataattgattaatcaacagTTTCAGCTCCAGTATAGATCTACAGCTATTTAAACATATATGTTAAACATTCTCAGTGGAATCATTCCAGTTATATTAAGCTCCTTGTGCAAGCCTGAAAACTAAAAATTGTCTTTTCATTTGTTCGCTGATTACTTTAAAGGTGTCCCTTTCAGTTGTGAATCAGATGAGTGTGACTTCACCCTTTGGTTTCTGACTGTTTGGTCAGGTTACCAGTCCCTGCCACATTGCTACTTTTGTTCCAAAACTCCTGATGTTCTGTATCAGAGCAGCCAGAGCAGCAGCCCAATCCAGAGAGCAGGTTTAACAAACACACTTAACATAAACCTGGAACTCAGGCTTTCTGGTAATGTTGGAAGCCAATCCTTGGTGATGCAAAGGTTTCCTCCAAGCATAAGCATGAACTAAATTGTGCCATAAAAAAAACCCAAGGATATTGGTAATAtgcttaaaggggaactccaccAATTTTACACAGAAAGGTCAGTTTACTTGTCTTGGAGAGTCGTCTCAGCATGTGATAAGAGTTGTATAAAATCATCTGGATGGAGCTTTTGAAAGAACAACATGGGAGCAAATGTGTCAGGGAAGGTCTAATGAAAGATGCTACCgcgttgcattatgggaactgTAGGATGCAACCTGACCCACTAGGGTCTAAAATTCAGGATATCTCACCCTGTGCTGCTTTGACttgctattattttttttaaaatatgtctcTTGAAAGTGATTCAATGTGTAATTGTTCCTTTAAAAAGAATAGCTGCAGAGACTTATTGCAttgaacttgttttttttttttactttaagttGTTGCACCATTGCCTCGCATGGAAATGTGAAGAGTTTGGAGTTCCAGTGCTTTTTGCTGACTGATTTCAACCACAGAATGTATAAAATGTtcattattgtttatttcaacaCGCTCCTCACTGAGACGTTTATTTTGAAATACCGGAAATATTGTTGCGCATTCTTCTGGTTGCTTGACGCTGGGTGTCTTCCCTTGTGGAGCGTCGGTATTTACAACAATATTGTCTGTAGCCTATCCGACGCTGCTGTCCAtcccagacagacagggagCCAAACCGTCGCTGGAACAgctttctgattttttttctctgctgtaCGGTGGCTGTCGGCTCCAGTTAGGACTTCTTTTGTGCATTTTGGAGATATTTCCTATAATGTTGGCGAGTGATATCCGTCTACCTTGTGCACTGCAGTGGTGCGCAGCTTCGCCTGGAGAAACACCTGTGcgcctctcctcttcctctccactGGCCACGGTCAGGAATGTTGAGTAGGTATGGATGCAAACCTGTGCACGAATCCACGCACCAAACATCCACGTAGCTCCGGACAAGGAAACATAAGCTCGGTTACTGCGATCTGCTTGTTTTCCGCGGCTTATTGAACGCTACAGCTCATCAGTGTGGTTGGTCATCAGTTTGTATGGCAGCTTGGCCCTGGTAGCAGCCGCAGCTCTAGTCATTACATTACGTGATTACATGGAAACAGTGGAGGAAATAaggcagggtgtgtgtgtgtgtgtgtgtgtgtgtgtgtgtgtgtgtgtgtgtgtgtgtgtgtgtgtgtgtgtgtgtgtgtgtgtgtgtgtgtgtgtgtgtgtgtgtgtgtgtttgagatggCTTCATGGTTGGGTTTGATGGCCAGTCTGTCCTAAAAGCAGCAGGGGTGTGTGGGGGATGTGGGGGCGGCTTGATGCTGTCAGACAGGATGTAGGGGAGGATCTATTGGAGCTCGATTACCCGACCATTTTTGGTGAGAGAGCATCGTGGAGTTCTGATCACAGTTGACGCATTGCACTCCTCGCGTTTCGGCTGCTGGtccattatcattatataatCACAGTCATGTAATCcagtccctttttttttccttttctttttgaaCTAAAACAGCATACGATTACACAGACTACAGCTcgccccctccctccccacctCCCTCCCCCCGAGGATCTATGCAGCTCCTGCTGAGCAACCTATGAATGCCAATTATAATACTTGTGGGTGTATCAACACTGTTTAAGTTTACATAATTCACCGTTTGGTGGTGTGTATGCCCGCGCGCCTGTGTGCGTGGTGCGCAAAAACATAAAAGGGAGATATTTGTGTTAAATGCAGCAATGGTTTTATACAGTGCAGTACATGTACacaattatgtgtgtgtgtgtgtgtgtgtgtgtgtgtgtgtgtgtgtgtgtgtgtgtgtgtgtgtgtgtgtgtgtgtgtgtgtgtgtgtgtgtgtgtgtgtgtgtgtgcagtaccGGGTGCAGTCATTTTGAAGTGCACAGTGTGTGGGTGAGTTCCAGcaggtgtgttgttttgtggtgCATACAGGATAGGAATGTGCTCCAACTCTGAGGAGGAAGATGTGTTTTCACAGACACAAAGCAAGTTGTAATGATACCTCTGCATGCCAACACACTTAACAGCAAATAGAGTTTGGATGATTTGTGTCAATCGCAGCATCCCCtaatctctctcctcccccctctttctctctttcttttgccTTTGTTTTTCAGAGAACACATTACCCTAAGGCTGGGCGTCTGTCTGCGTTTGTCTGAAAGAACGAGAGAGGGAGCAGCACCAAATACCGCACAGCCAGACATCATGCAAGGAGAATCCTTCCCTCGTTGTAGAGTGCTGAGATGTTAGGATCAACCAGCGTGTGTGTCGGATCAAATCAGCAGACTGTTTACCAAAGGGGGGGCGATAAGAGCTGCTTGACATTAGACTCACTCACGCCCTGTGTGTGGTTCAAGGCCCCTTTAAATCACGATCAAGAAAAGACGTGTTAACTGATCTCTCAGCAGCACTCTTCCCCCATCCCCGTCAGATTCAGCAATCCAGGAACGAGCCAAGATGGAGTGGTCACTGGACAATGTGAGGGAGATGGTGGCTGGAGGGATGCAGTCTATAAGGGAGTGTGAGATCTGTGCTTTTGCCATAGccatgtgtgtgctgctgctgtttatgtGGTATTGTTACAGGGTGGGCCGGGAGCATGGCTCCAGCCCTCTGCGTGGCAGGTATCTGGCTGGGCCCAGCCGAATTggaggggtggtggggggcTTCATGAGCTCAGACTGCCGTGGCAGGGGGAAAGGAAAGCCTGGATCAATGCTAGAAGAGCAGAACGGCTTCGCTTTCTGCCAGTCGTCGGAGTGCTTCCGATGTACCAGCGCCGGAGAGAGTCTGAACCAGAGGCTCTACCACAGCCTGCAGGATTACGCCAAGCGCTACACCTGGTCAGGTATGGGCAGGGTGCATAAAGGAGTCCGTGATCAAGGCCGATACCTTAACAGCAGACCAACCATCCAGCGGCCAGAGGTCTTCTTCCTCCCAGACCTACCGTCAGCCCCTTTCTTCTCCAGAGAAGTACAGAGACACGACGTGGAGCTACTGGAGCAGAGCTTCCCCGCCCTTATGGCCGAGTTCGAGAGCATCTACCACCAACCTCCAGCACGCAGCGGCTCCTCCCTGCCGCCAGGGTGGAAAGCCAACAACACTCCTCGCGGGCAGTGGTGGACCTACTACCTGGTAAACCAAGGCACCCCTCTGGTTCTCAATGTCAGGAGGTGTCCACGGGCCTGGAGGGTGCTGGGCCAGCTGCGCACCTTCATCGCCAACAACGTGTTCGGAAACGCATGCTTCTCTGTGCTGTCGCCTGGAGCTCTGATCACTGAGCATTACGGTCCGACAAATGTCAGGCTGCGCTGCCACCTGGGTAAGAGAGTGAACTGTTTAGTGAGCTGAAACCGATTCATCCATGTGATGTCTGAGGCTCAGTGTGTATTCAACttaacacaacagcaaatgaTTGCATATTTGAAGCATATTTAACTGGAGGAGCAACCCAGTGAATCAGCTGCTGTGGTGTTGAGACTGAAAATCTGGATCCTCTTGGGTCATGATGGCACATGGCTGAAATTTAGTGGCgtatgtgatttatttttactgttttcACTGCACCTGAGCTTTGATTCTTTTTCCAAATGAAGTTTGTGAGATGGCTATAAATAGGGACGTTTATTGTCGTGTAGACAGGGTCTTTCATTAGATGCTTTAAAACTGAATACTGTAATAATACGGGACACTCTAAGAAGAGGGCATTTTGTCTGGGATGTGTCCCCTGGGAGATTGGTGAGCAACACAAAAATGCTTTGCTGTCCCATAATGACACATGGCTGGACTTGTTATTTTTCTCTTGCAGGTCTCAGAGTGCCCCCTTCATGTGAGCTTGTAGTTGGTGGAGAGCCACAGTGCTGGTCTGAGGGCAGCTGTCTGCTTTTTGATGACTCCTTCCTCCACCGGGCCTTCCACGAGGGTAAGACGGGATTAAAACTGTATCTTTTTATTGCACCCTGTCGCTTTGTATGTATTCCTTTTAAGGAAGATTGACCTTAAAATGGTATAATCCAATATTACTAAAGAGCCTTTTTAATATGCGTCTGATGAGGTTTTACGTCAAGATCATGACAAAATGGggttcttgtgtgtgtggtgtgtgtggtgtggtgtgtggtgttgtgtggtgtggtgtgtggtgtgtggtgtgtaggCGGCGCAGAGGACGGCCCCAGGGTGGTCTTCATGGTGGACCTCTGGCACCCCAACGTGGCCGCTGCTGAGAGACAAGCCTTGGACTACATTTTTACTCCAGGCCGCTTAGAGGACAAGGAAGGGAAATAGGTGTGAGTGAGAAACCAtgtctgacagagagacagatggcGTTTAGGGAAGTGTCTGTAGGATTGGGGAGCAACTCTTTTTCTGCTTTCAGACCAGCTCACACATTCACTGTGTACATATTCTCCGGCTTATACAGTATCTCTCATAACTCTTCTTAGCAGATGACCAAACATTGGGCCTCTTTTATCAATCATGTTCGTGTTTCAGCCTGTATAGCTGTGTAAAGGACAGCCACGCTTCAAAGTACCACCTTAAATTCTCCAAAACTTAGTAGGGGCACGATTGTTCATGCagccatttcatttttattaatgcGTATTAACACCATGGCAGGGACATTTCAgcttatttgttgttgttttattttgaatcttTGAATGTTCTTTGCATTAAAGATGAACGAATGAGTGACTGAACTGTCAAGCAGTTCCcatcaaatatgttttttttcacattttcctCTAACTTTGGGCCAATTCTGGAgagcatctatctatctatctaagatTCTATCTACAGTTTATATCAGTTTTATTTTGGTTGCTGCTTGAAACAATTGAGCAGATATGATGAATGTTTTTTGGCAAGCCAAACAATAACGTGTCACCCTCTTGCTGTTATGCTTCACATGTATGTGTCCATAGGCTAACCTATTCTATTAGCGGTACATGAACTGGAGTCAATGAGCATTTATGGGCCCCAAAAGCTTCCTAACAGTTCCAAAAGATTTTGTGTCAAGTATCAGTGGTATTACTGTACACTAACTCAACttaatcattttaaaattacCTTAACACCTACATACATTTTTGCAAGGGCTAAACAATTTAATCAttcgacttttttttttatattactcaaCATATATACGGTCACACTTGAATTGTTGATTCAAACCGAAACACGATTGTAAGTGGGTTTGCACATTTTTCATTTCTAAAACACCCACTTACAAATGTGGCACCCACTTTGGACAGTTTGAATTGTCATTGATGAGTGGTAAATCTCATGCTTGCAGAATGGTGACATATGTTCAGTGATTGTAGTGCTTATTTGCATCAAATCATAGCTAAAGTCAAGCTAAAGCTGAGGGGTAGTTGCTACAATGCAATAGGCCTATACTGTTCAAAAGGTTGTCATAAACACATTACACCAGATAAGAAAAAAGTGTATCTGCATATATTGGCTTTACTAATACTGATTATAGTATTACTATAGTGcgccatgaggaattctaagtaatgacaacaaaactgtcggcgcgtccacatgatacaagccttccgtgatcgcgttTCACCCCTGCccacctcctccacacagttgctagtagccaaggaggacacggaggattaaaaaaacatgatggattcttcagaagaggtcattatcttcactcgatttTTCCGCACgcaaaagtcgccggacgacactagtttctgaacatagccatactgagaaatacagaccgagttgtgtggagctgataggcttaattagtaggggtgtgcaaaaaaatcgattcacatttgAATCGAGATTCAAGCTCTAcggattcaaaatcgattctttttttatttttttattgtatgtctacaGTAGAcatactgcaatcacatgggaaaagtaactacatttacatactgtgaatcgttttttgaatcgagaatcgtttttgaatcgaaaatcaattttgaatcgaatcgtgagcctaaaaatcaaatcgtgacattttctgaatcgtgcacccctattaattagctttgtagcaactaatttggcaatggcttgaatgtaacagacgttcattaatatcaaaaagttacgcactaaagctttaatgatAAAGGAGCAAATTctgtaaatgttattttatttgctGACAGGATACACAATTGGGGCTTTATGACTGAACTGTCAACTTAATAGATATCTAAATGAAATGAATTGCAGAAAGGGCTATAGCAGTGTGATAACAATATCTAAagaaatattaattaattacagacATTCTTCATGTCATCTATCATATCTATATGTGTTTTGATAGTTATGTGATAACTGAGGTCCAATGTTAAACATGACATGAATGTTTACAGGCGCAGCTAATGTCATGACTCCTGCCGGTGTGGTAGTTTATTGTGCTCccctttgaaaaaaatcaatccTGCTTTCACGAGACATGGTTAGATAAGCACATTTTAGGTCAAATTGTGTGAGTCAGCCTGTGCTTAACACTGGAGATGAAGCGTTTTTGGTAAATTTACTAAACTCTTGTAATTTGGTTGTATTTGATATCAGGTTTGTATTTCTGTAAATAGGGTTGaggtgaaaaacaaacaaaaaaaacggtcTGAACGGTCTGAGATGATTTGAGATGGTTGTCTTCAAAGCTATAACTATTGTGTTGTCTTGATTTGCAGCTAAAAGCGATTGCATTTCGTTCTCAAAAAGCCAATCATTTTGATAGATTCAATTTGTAGATtctgtaaaatgtttatgaAGTACTATCTCTGTTGTTCTGTGACGTATTTATTTTACCACATGGGATCCATTATTAAAGCCACCATCCTTAATCAGTCGACAACACCTCATGGATATTATGTGCACAGTCTAAAAGGTAGTGGAAATTCATCTTCAGCAGCTTTACAGGTCCAACGCAACTCAAGCTACCCACCTATTCAATTCTAATGTTTACAAAAATGATTTACAagctgtttacatttttttttttttttttttttttttttttttttttttttttttattttttacatggggggggaaaaaaacaaccccGGTGTGGGGGAATTTATTTGtattaaattaatgttttttttaaacaaacaaaataaaaaaaaaaatatttaaaaaaattttttttttattttttattttttttttgggaaacattttttttttttttttttttttttttttttttttaacccaccttttttttttttttttaacaatttttctgtacatttaataaatggtcGAGTGTCTTATTTAACCAGCTGTTGTCAGAGGTGTCACTTTTACACAGATATCACAGATGGGAAACAAGCGGTATACTGTACACTGTATTCATGTTCTTGAGTCCATTGTGCTGAATCAACCATTCCATTAATTAAACTAATTGAACTACTGCATCTCACACAGCTTTTACACTAAATCTCAAATACTGATTAAAACAAACTGAATGGTTCAGAGAAGAATAAAGTCGTCTGCAGAACTGCCACTCCGGTATTGATAACTGACTCTGCGATATAAAGCAAGGGGACAAAATAGATTGTGTTGCCTCTTTCCAGCCAGATGCAGTTTTATAAAGGCAGGCATAGGCTTGCAATGATGTTGTCATTGCTCTGTTTACCAGCCAGAAGCACAAAAATGCTGAGGCAATAATAAACATCATGTTCAATTCAGTGTCTACATTACTCATACATTTTGGGTCCGTGAAAAATATTTACGGGGGTTGATATTTGGCCTTACATCTGCATCCACAGTCTAAAAAAGAAGTCAATATCCTCCACTGGGAAAAGCTTCACCCTTTCTGATCACATTGGAGTTTCTCTAAAGGTGCACAGGTGTTGCTACATCTGGAGGCCTGTAGCTTTGGTGAATGGAGGCACGTGCTGATGTGAGGTGGATGCCAATAATAACACGGATCATTTATTTAGAAAGCCCTCAGTGCTTGTATTCATAAGCTGCATGTTTATGGGCACAGAACTGTTTTGCTTCAGTGTCACAGGTCTTGAATTATTAAAGCAAGCTATAGTAGTTATTGTTACAATACTGCTCAGTGTAAAAATAGGATACTGTAGCATGTGTATGCGCAAGGATTATCATTTGAGCAATATGCACTAAGATCACTAATTCATATAATTGAAATAAGTACATGCATGGGCATAGAGATGTAATAATATGAGAGGCAGTGAAATGATAAGCTGTGGTGGAGTCCAGGGACCTCTAGGTGTGGCTGATGGGTTCCTCAGTGCCCCTGACAAAGTAAAGAATAGTTTCATTTGACTTTAATTTCATTCAAATACAGAGAACCAGTACAACTACATAATGTACATACAGTAGACAAAACCATGTGAACACCTGTAAAATGTCATGAAATACAACAGCCACGCAACAAATGATGAAGCTTAGAGTCTTCAGTTTAAGTaaagttagtctggatcaacgaggGTATAGTTGGATAATTGCCTCACATCATGTCCCTCACcatccgctctctgtgtgttgccattctcGAACTCCgttcgcttcgggaaacaacaatgacttgaaaatgaaaaacacacgctgaaaatggcaagttctGAAGGAAATTTGGATCATGCTTGGTCCTTTCGGCGAATGAttataaagatttacaaagaatatgtttacggcatttactatctacgTTTtaggaccgattggtggggattgct
It encodes the following:
- the asphd2 gene encoding aspartate beta-hydroxylase domain-containing protein 2, coding for MEWSLDNVREMVAGGMQSIRECEICAFAIAMCVLLLFMWYCYRVGREHGSSPLRGRYLAGPSRIGGVVGGFMSSDCRGRGKGKPGSMLEEQNGFAFCQSSECFRCTSAGESLNQRLYHSLQDYAKRYTWSGMGRVHKGVRDQGRYLNSRPTIQRPEVFFLPDLPSAPFFSREVQRHDVELLEQSFPALMAEFESIYHQPPARSGSSLPPGWKANNTPRGQWWTYYLVNQGTPLVLNVRRCPRAWRVLGQLRTFIANNVFGNACFSVLSPGALITEHYGPTNVRLRCHLGLRVPPSCELVVGGEPQCWSEGSCLLFDDSFLHRAFHEGGAEDGPRVVFMVDLWHPNVAAAERQALDYIFTPGRLEDKEGK